A stretch of the Natribaculum luteum genome encodes the following:
- the tnpC gene encoding IS66 family transposase encodes MSLGIGGSPESIDSAIRTENSTHLRQQLVVQKLENRLLRRQLAAQQQQIEQLETRLKRYENPNTPPSKQGGAAGSPGNDDSDEEKDENQEDDAGGDADAASDSSPGRSEGHEGTTRPPPEPEETIRVDQGYCPDCEQSLSNPDSYVSRTVIDIPLPIPTTVIEYKLGKHRCSCGNEVVAEHPDCPETGRFGPNIMAQTALGRFHQRLPNRKQAELFDWELDIPISHRTIYNLTKRVADRLRPAYDDVKARIQESDVVYCDETGFPVDGEQHWAWTFVTDEEVLFWVDESRGSQVLEDVLGEEFAEDSTLSCDGWSAYPSYHTKLQRCWAHLLREAEYVAERYEEAEKLSAELHALHDDLTAFDKEDPSASAREQKRAEASLHLEGLIREDYEAQEVQKLIEKIRNGLGHWLTFVTEPDVDSTNNRAERALREQVVLRKMFRTLRSAEGVQIHETITTMLATWKRRGLDPPEQLQSILGGKELSSG; translated from the coding sequence GTGTCGCTGGGGATTGGCGGATCGCCGGAATCGATAGATTCCGCGATCCGCACCGAGAACAGTACGCATCTCCGCCAGCAACTCGTAGTCCAGAAGCTTGAGAACCGTCTTCTCCGTCGCCAACTCGCTGCACAGCAACAACAGATCGAACAACTTGAGACTCGCCTCAAGAGGTACGAAAACCCAAACACACCACCCAGTAAGCAGGGTGGTGCGGCTGGATCACCTGGCAACGACGACAGCGACGAGGAAAAGGACGAAAACCAGGAAGACGACGCTGGCGGCGACGCTGACGCCGCCAGCGACTCATCCCCAGGACGTAGCGAAGGTCACGAAGGAACAACTCGACCGCCACCTGAACCAGAGGAGACTATTCGAGTCGATCAGGGATATTGTCCAGATTGTGAGCAAAGCCTCTCTAACCCGGACAGCTACGTCTCACGAACTGTTATCGACATTCCTCTTCCCATTCCAACCACTGTCATCGAGTACAAACTCGGCAAACACCGCTGTTCCTGTGGAAACGAGGTCGTTGCTGAACATCCTGACTGCCCGGAAACCGGGCGGTTTGGGCCGAATATCATGGCCCAAACCGCCCTCGGTAGGTTCCATCAGCGACTTCCGAACCGTAAACAGGCGGAGCTGTTTGATTGGGAACTCGATATTCCCATCTCTCATCGGACGATCTACAACCTGACCAAGCGGGTCGCAGACCGGCTGCGACCCGCGTATGACGATGTCAAAGCCCGTATTCAGGAAAGTGACGTCGTCTACTGCGATGAAACGGGATTTCCTGTTGACGGAGAGCAACACTGGGCGTGGACGTTCGTTACTGACGAAGAGGTGCTGTTCTGGGTTGATGAGAGTCGTGGAAGCCAGGTGTTAGAGGACGTCCTCGGCGAGGAATTCGCCGAGGACTCGACGCTCAGCTGTGACGGTTGGTCAGCGTATCCGAGCTATCACACGAAGCTCCAGCGGTGCTGGGCACATCTGTTGCGGGAGGCGGAGTACGTTGCTGAACGGTACGAGGAAGCAGAGAAGTTATCTGCGGAGTTACACGCTCTCCATGACGATTTAACGGCGTTCGACAAGGAGGATCCATCCGCCTCCGCCCGCGAGCAGAAGCGGGCGGAGGCGTCGTTACATCTGGAAGGCCTGATCAGGGAAGACTATGAGGCACAGGAGGTCCAGAAGCTGATCGAGAAGATCAGGAACGGGTTAGGCCACTGGCTGACGTTCGTCACAGAGCCAGACGTCGATTCGACGAATAATCGCGCAGAGCGCGCTCTGCGCGAGCAAGTTGTGCTGCGGAAGATGTTCCGGACCCTCCGCTCAGCCGAAGGGGTCCAGA